From Deinococcus misasensis DSM 22328, one genomic window encodes:
- a CDS encoding SMI1/KNR4 family protein, with protein sequence MRRYDHLSPYFQILKHAQFTHSGVSLQQIKQLAFETNISFPASWIEWLQEVNGAFLGEQYLLGLTSNALLDFQQLWHRFPNWKSKKYIPVCGDGFGNFYVICTQQEYGQGFPIGFMDHEKGMDVPDFLVASCFEVFVELLVRKEVNRHFPWPFDENTVREWDPDLLTFEGASLPWQEGSN encoded by the coding sequence GTGAGACGTTATGATCACTTGAGTCCATACTTCCAGATCCTCAAACATGCTCAGTTCACCCATTCTGGGGTATCCCTTCAACAGATCAAACAATTGGCTTTTGAAACAAACATTTCTTTTCCTGCAAGCTGGATAGAATGGTTACAAGAAGTCAATGGGGCTTTCCTTGGAGAACAGTATCTTTTAGGTTTAACCTCCAATGCTCTACTTGATTTTCAACAGCTCTGGCATCGTTTTCCCAACTGGAAATCGAAAAAATACATTCCAGTGTGTGGAGATGGTTTTGGAAATTTTTATGTGATCTGTACACAGCAAGAATATGGCCAAGGGTTCCCCATTGGTTTTATGGATCATGAAAAAGGCATGGACGTTCCTGACTTTCTGGTGGCATCCTGTTTTGAGGTTTTTGTAGAACTGCTGGTTCGCAAAGAGGTAAACCGTCACTTTCCTTGGCCTTTCGATGAGAACACTGTACGCGAGTGGGATCCTGATCTGTTGACTTTTGAAGGCGCTTCCTTGCCGTGGCAAGAAGGCTCCAACTGA
- the lanKC gene encoding class III lanthionine synthetase LanKC yields the protein MSEKANASTLQEDRFRKVISKLHVSSEFYEPLERYQPREHFYNRARGILPRSWRLMQEAFWTHALPLDSSAPVQGWKIHISATPKNAEKILTLAVPVLVKHQTAFKFASDYFILSLLNSKSCSRGSSGKFMTVYPRNEEQFKILLSDLDGVLKGQEGPYILSDKRYKDNKVLYYRYGGIRSIKRFDASGDPTPMLLAPNFEEVPDQRSPQFVLPAWVQDPFPSEEEEASGGLNGGRYVVNGVMGHSNTGGVYSALDQHTGKQVVIKEARPHTNMNLSGNDAIDQLRKEHRLLQALSGSGISPEAIDYFTEWEHEFLVQERIEGSSLRGYAAQKSKIIRTHITLPEVQDWFKSLRVLSRNIVEVIHQLHERQVVFGDLSPNNIMLISADTLQVKLIDFEGACEVGIDEPVNLYTPGFASQDRKGREGIDFADDHFALGSTLLSLMMPLTVVTGIKPDAIRVFTREVQQDFGIPEAFVNIILSLTGQSETVYSLPEIIEMLSDESMQIGEMNILHNADLISDEALEEHMQRILTYTESVADFGRKDRLFPGGPHLNNPLSVDHGALGIAYALHTLKGEVPEQVMQWILRQDIHAGYVPGLYGGLSGMAWTLAELGYVQQGKKVLKHAELHPLLYKSMDLQNGAAGYGLTCLYFWQKTGEDLYLQEARIVAEVLAETAIESDKGLAWGSKGYHHIGYAHGSSGIALFLLYLYSATGDQSHLEMGKKALDFDLNHARDTEEGTLGFPDNTQNLNTLFPYLMHGSAGVGTVLLRYHHLTGDARYLDLIGKIKGAVAHKYALFPSLFAGLTGLGNYLLDCHQFLQDDSYLPLAHRAASGMLLFGIKKEEGLAFPGDYLHRISTDYATGSAGMALFLHRLKNHTGNFNFLLDELLFSSHHLHTPPVGATF from the coding sequence ATGTCCGAGAAAGCCAACGCATCCACACTGCAAGAAGACCGTTTCAGAAAAGTGATCAGCAAACTGCACGTCTCCAGCGAGTTCTACGAGCCTCTGGAGCGCTACCAGCCCAGAGAGCACTTCTACAACCGGGCCAGAGGCATCCTCCCCCGGTCCTGGCGGCTCATGCAGGAGGCTTTCTGGACCCACGCGCTACCTCTGGATTCCAGTGCTCCGGTGCAGGGCTGGAAAATCCACATTTCCGCAACACCCAAAAATGCAGAGAAAATTTTGACCCTGGCTGTTCCTGTGCTGGTGAAGCACCAGACGGCTTTCAAGTTTGCCAGCGATTACTTCATTTTGTCCCTGCTCAACTCCAAATCCTGCTCCAGAGGGTCCTCGGGCAAGTTCATGACCGTGTATCCCCGCAACGAGGAGCAGTTCAAAATCCTGCTTTCTGACCTCGATGGGGTCTTGAAGGGGCAGGAGGGACCCTACATCCTGTCCGACAAGCGCTACAAGGACAACAAGGTGCTGTACTACCGCTACGGTGGCATCCGTTCCATCAAGCGCTTCGATGCCTCTGGCGACCCCACCCCCATGCTCTTGGCCCCCAACTTTGAGGAGGTCCCGGACCAGCGCAGCCCCCAATTTGTGCTGCCTGCATGGGTGCAAGACCCTTTCCCTTCAGAAGAGGAGGAAGCCTCTGGAGGTCTGAACGGCGGGCGTTACGTGGTCAATGGCGTGATGGGCCACTCCAACACCGGAGGGGTGTACAGTGCCCTCGACCAGCACACCGGAAAACAGGTGGTGATCAAGGAGGCCAGACCCCACACCAACATGAACCTGTCTGGAAACGACGCCATCGACCAGCTCAGAAAAGAGCACCGTTTGCTGCAAGCCCTCTCGGGCAGTGGCATCTCACCAGAGGCCATCGATTACTTTACCGAGTGGGAGCATGAATTTCTGGTGCAGGAGCGCATCGAGGGCAGCTCTCTGAGGGGTTATGCTGCCCAGAAAAGCAAGATCATCCGCACCCACATCACCTTGCCCGAGGTGCAGGACTGGTTCAAAAGCCTGCGGGTGCTGTCCAGAAACATCGTGGAGGTGATTCACCAGTTGCACGAACGTCAGGTGGTGTTCGGGGATTTGTCGCCCAACAACATCATGTTGATTTCTGCGGACACCTTGCAGGTGAAACTGATTGACTTTGAAGGGGCCTGCGAAGTGGGCATCGATGAGCCCGTGAACCTCTACACCCCCGGTTTTGCCAGCCAGGACCGCAAAGGCCGCGAAGGCATCGACTTTGCCGATGACCATTTTGCTCTGGGTTCCACCTTGCTTTCCCTGATGATGCCCCTGACGGTGGTGACAGGCATCAAGCCTGACGCCATCCGGGTGTTCACACGTGAAGTGCAGCAGGATTTCGGCATTCCCGAGGCCTTTGTGAACATCATCCTCAGCCTGACCGGGCAAAGTGAGACGGTTTATTCCCTCCCAGAGATCATCGAAATGCTCTCCGATGAATCCATGCAAATCGGGGAAATGAACATCCTGCACAACGCAGACCTGATCTCCGATGAGGCTCTGGAAGAGCACATGCAGCGCATCCTGACCTACACCGAAAGTGTGGCGGATTTTGGTCGCAAAGACCGTCTGTTCCCCGGTGGGCCACACCTCAACAACCCCCTCAGTGTGGACCACGGTGCCCTCGGGATCGCATACGCCCTGCACACCCTCAAAGGGGAAGTGCCCGAGCAGGTGATGCAGTGGATTCTGCGGCAGGACATCCACGCTGGTTACGTGCCCGGACTGTACGGAGGGCTCTCTGGCATGGCCTGGACGCTGGCAGAACTCGGGTATGTGCAGCAAGGCAAGAAAGTCCTGAAGCATGCTGAACTGCACCCCCTGCTGTACAAGAGCATGGATTTGCAAAACGGGGCTGCCGGATACGGCCTGACCTGCCTGTACTTCTGGCAGAAAACCGGAGAAGACCTGTACCTGCAAGAAGCCCGCATCGTTGCAGAAGTTCTGGCAGAAACCGCCATTGAGTCCGACAAAGGACTGGCATGGGGCAGCAAGGGATACCACCACATCGGCTATGCCCACGGATCTTCAGGAATCGCCCTGTTCCTGCTCTACCTCTACAGTGCCACCGGAGACCAGAGCCATCTGGAGATGGGCAAAAAAGCCCTCGACTTTGACCTGAACCACGCCAGAGACACCGAAGAAGGCACCCTCGGGTTTCCCGACAACACCCAGAACCTCAACACCCTGTTTCCTTACCTGATGCACGGAAGCGCAGGGGTGGGCACGGTCCTGCTGCGCTACCACCACCTGACCGGAGATGCACGCTACCTGGACCTGATTGGCAAAATCAAAGGGGCCGTGGCCCACAAGTACGCCCTCTTCCCGAGCCTCTTTGCGGGCCTGACCGGACTGGGAAATTACCTGCTGGACTGCCACCAGTTCCTGCAAGACGACAGTTACCTGCCTCTGGCACACCGAGCAGCCAGCGGAATGCTGCTCTTCGGCATCAAGAAAGAGGAGGGGTTGGCGTTCCCCGGCGATTACCTGCACCGCATCTCGACGGATTACGCCACCGGATCGGCAGGCATGGCCCTTTTCCTGCACCGCCTGAAAAACCACACTGGAAACTTCAATTTCCTGCTCGATGAACTCCTGTTCAGCAGTCACCACCTGCACACCCCTCCTGTGGGGGCAACCTTCTGA
- a CDS encoding class III lanthipeptide, with protein sequence MKNILNLQSMKSDNSTEAMAWSTASEGCNTIGTDEWSTWSEGCTKTITKQR encoded by the coding sequence ATGAAAAACATCCTGAACCTGCAAAGCATGAAGTCCGACAACAGCACCGAGGCCATGGCATGGAGCACCGCTTCTGAAGGCTGCAACACCATCGGCACCGATGAGTGGAGCACCTGGTCCGAAGGTTGCACCAAGACCATCACCAAACAACGTTGA
- a CDS encoding alpha-N-arabinofuranosidase, whose translation MPNITHLKTTTPTARISPRFYGHFAEHLARCCYDGLWVGPASSIPNTRGWRNDLIHALQQMPVPMVRWPGGCYADHYHWRDGIGQRTPRLGISCGTRVTDTNELGTHEFMDLCELLQAEPYLAGNMATGSVQEMCDWLEYTSGTADTSVTRERKRNGRANPWDVKLWGVGNESWDCGGRYDARTYAAEFKRYAVMMKHVDPSVELVAVGNDEVAASRADHMQNDWNDLFMDHVQDHLDLVDQLSVHTYWIDGGSETGFSEEHYYTLLAEADTTEEAIVRAKTTIDKYARGRKDIKVALDEYGVWHPETRPWGPGPHVEDRPFNFEQANTIRDALSVGIALEGFHRQARILGLANLAQIVNVLQSVAMTDGEKMFLTPTYHALKLHEHHISGMGFGVEVQTERLFGQQRVSATASQKAGVTTLTVINRHISESSTVHLHDLPEVLLEARMLSASSPDAVNSHSDPERIQLQPLDAHRKGNVWVVDLPAHSMATLRFRHA comes from the coding sequence ATGCCCAACATCACCCACCTGAAAACCACCACCCCCACCGCCCGAATCTCCCCGAGGTTTTACGGTCACTTCGCTGAGCACCTTGCAAGGTGTTGTTACGATGGCCTCTGGGTGGGTCCAGCGTCTTCCATCCCCAACACCAGAGGCTGGAGAAACGACCTCATTCATGCTTTGCAGCAGATGCCCGTTCCGATGGTCCGCTGGCCCGGAGGATGTTATGCCGACCATTACCACTGGAGGGACGGCATCGGTCAGCGCACCCCACGCCTCGGAATTTCTTGCGGAACCCGTGTCACGGACACCAACGAACTGGGCACCCATGAATTCATGGACCTTTGCGAACTGCTTCAAGCCGAGCCGTACCTGGCGGGAAACATGGCCACCGGATCTGTGCAGGAGATGTGTGACTGGCTGGAATACACCTCTGGCACCGCAGACACCTCGGTCACCCGGGAACGCAAACGCAATGGACGAGCAAACCCGTGGGACGTGAAGCTCTGGGGGGTCGGGAACGAAAGCTGGGACTGCGGAGGCCGTTACGACGCCAGAACCTACGCTGCCGAATTCAAGCGCTACGCCGTGATGATGAAGCATGTGGATCCTTCTGTTGAACTGGTTGCTGTGGGCAACGATGAGGTGGCTGCTTCCAGAGCCGACCACATGCAAAACGACTGGAACGACCTTTTCATGGACCATGTGCAGGACCATCTGGACCTTGTGGACCAGTTGTCGGTGCACACCTACTGGATCGATGGGGGTTCCGAAACGGGCTTTTCCGAGGAGCATTACTACACCCTGCTCGCCGAGGCCGACACCACCGAAGAGGCGATTGTGCGGGCCAAGACCACCATCGACAAGTATGCCAGAGGGCGCAAAGACATCAAAGTGGCCCTCGATGAATATGGGGTGTGGCATCCTGAAACGCGCCCGTGGGGTCCGGGACCCCATGTGGAGGACCGCCCTTTCAATTTTGAGCAGGCCAACACCATCCGGGATGCCCTGTCGGTGGGGATTGCTCTGGAGGGCTTTCACCGTCAGGCCCGCATTCTGGGCCTCGCCAACCTTGCCCAGATCGTGAATGTCTTGCAGAGCGTTGCCATGACAGACGGTGAAAAGATGTTCCTCACCCCCACTTACCATGCCCTGAAATTGCACGAGCACCACATCTCTGGAATGGGGTTTGGCGTAGAGGTGCAAACCGAAAGGCTGTTCGGGCAGCAAAGGGTTTCGGCCACCGCAAGCCAGAAAGCCGGTGTCACCACCCTCACGGTCATCAACCGCCACATTTCGGAATCCAGCACCGTGCATCTGCATGACCTGCCAGAGGTGTTGTTGGAGGCCCGGATGCTGTCTGCTTCCAGCCCAGATGCGGTGAACAGCCACAGTGACCCTGAGCGCATCCAGTTGCAGCCTCTGGACGCCCACCGCAAAGGGAACGTGTGGGTGGTGGATTTGCCTGCACACAGCATGGCCACCCTGAGGTTCCGCCATGCCTGA
- a CDS encoding glycoside hydrolase family 43 protein: MTHTFPNPLVEQRADPWVYLHSDGYHYFTGSVPEYDRIELRRAKRLEDLQKAETVTVWYKYETGPMSANIWAPEIHFIDGKWYIYFAAARTTETRDGLFDHRIFVLENPSANPLEGEWTEKGQLKTRWESFALDATTFEHQGKRYLVWAQKDPEIAGNSNLYISEMENPWTLTGEQVMLTTPEFPWEVIGFKVNEGAAVLKRNGRIFITFSGSATDHHYCMGLIHASENANLLDPASWTKLPEPVFQTCEENSQFGPGHNSFTTLPDGQDVLVYHARSYKDIVGDPLYDPNRHARAKVFGWDEQGLPVFGVPEKDTIPSG, from the coding sequence ATGACCCACACTTTCCCGAATCCTCTGGTGGAACAACGCGCCGACCCCTGGGTGTACCTGCACTCCGATGGCTACCATTACTTCACCGGATCGGTCCCCGAGTACGACCGCATCGAACTGCGCCGTGCCAAACGTCTTGAAGACCTCCAGAAAGCCGAAACCGTCACCGTCTGGTACAAATACGAAACCGGACCCATGAGCGCCAACATCTGGGCTCCAGAGATCCACTTCATTGACGGCAAGTGGTACATTTACTTCGCAGCAGCACGCACCACCGAAACCCGAGACGGCCTCTTTGACCACCGGATCTTCGTGCTGGAAAACCCCTCTGCCAATCCCCTTGAGGGCGAGTGGACCGAAAAAGGGCAACTCAAAACCCGCTGGGAAAGCTTCGCTCTGGACGCCACCACTTTTGAACACCAGGGCAAGCGGTATCTGGTCTGGGCACAAAAAGACCCTGAGATTGCTGGAAACTCCAACCTCTACATCAGTGAAATGGAAAACCCCTGGACCCTGACTGGAGAACAGGTCATGCTCACCACCCCCGAGTTTCCGTGGGAAGTGATTGGCTTCAAAGTCAACGAAGGTGCAGCCGTCCTGAAACGCAACGGACGCATTTTCATCACCTTCTCGGGCAGTGCCACCGACCACCATTACTGCATGGGCCTGATCCATGCCTCTGAAAACGCCAACCTGCTGGACCCTGCCTCATGGACCAAACTCCCTGAGCCTGTCTTCCAGACCTGCGAAGAAAACAGCCAGTTCGGACCCGGCCACAACAGTTTCACCACCCTGCCAGACGGACAGGACGTGCTGGTTTACCACGCCCGCAGTTACAAGGACATCGTTGGAGATCCCCTCTACGATCCCAACCGTCACGCCAGAGCCAAAGTCTTCGGCTGGGATGAACAGGGCTTGCCTGTGTTTGGGGTGCCGGAAAAAGACACCATCCCCTCGGGGTGA
- a CDS encoding class III lanthipeptide, with translation MKNILNLQSMKADNSTEAMAWSTASEGCNTIGTDEWSTWSEGCTKTITKQR, from the coding sequence ATGAAAAACATCCTGAACCTGCAAAGCATGAAAGCCGACAACAGCACTGAAGCCATGGCATGGAGCACCGCCTCCGAGGGCTGCAACACCATCGGCACCGACGAGTGGAGCACCTGGTCTGAAGGCTGCACCAAAACCATCACCAAACAACGCTGA
- a CDS encoding class III lanthipeptide, whose amino-acid sequence MKNILNLQSMKADNSTEAMAWSTASEGCNTVGTDEWSTWSEGCTRTIKKLN is encoded by the coding sequence ATGAAAAACATCCTGAACCTGCAAAGCATGAAAGCCGACAACAGCACCGAAGCCATGGCTTGGAGCACCGCCTCCGAGGGCTGCAACACCGTGGGCACCGACGAGTGGAGCACCTGGTCTGAGGGCTGCACCCGCACCATCAAGAAACTGAACTGA
- a CDS encoding glycoside hydrolase family 27 protein, with product MGWNSWDCYGASVTEAEVRGNAEYMAEHLLASGWEYVVVDIQWYEPGAFSSQYRPFVPLEMDDHSRLMPAPNRFPSAQGGQGFKPLADFVHGLGLKFGIHIMRGIPRQAVHQNTAILGTTQRARDIAHPQSICPWNTDMYGVDPAKEGAQEYYQSLFDLYASWGVDFVKVDDIAASRLYGYHKGEVELIQHALKQCGREMVLSLSPGPADVQQAEHLKTHANMWRMTDDLWDLWEHIEVMFERCHVWTSHRAAGHWPDADMLPLGHIGIRSVDGGGCRLTHEEQRTLMTLWCIARSPLMFGGELRDLDPWTQSLITNPEVLEMHRTSEGNRQLFRKDHQVVWTARGPRNQLYLALFNLAEASGQICVNLADLGVASGTPFLDLWTAETANAHSDLAVRVPPHGAKLYRFAVQL from the coding sequence ATGGGCTGGAACAGTTGGGACTGCTACGGCGCATCCGTCACTGAAGCGGAGGTGCGGGGAAACGCTGAATACATGGCCGAGCACCTGTTGGCCTCTGGCTGGGAATACGTCGTTGTGGACATCCAGTGGTACGAGCCTGGTGCGTTCTCCTCTCAGTACCGGCCTTTTGTGCCTCTGGAAATGGACGACCATTCCCGCCTGATGCCTGCCCCCAACCGCTTCCCGAGCGCTCAGGGAGGACAGGGTTTCAAACCTCTGGCCGATTTTGTGCACGGTCTGGGTCTGAAATTTGGCATCCACATCATGCGGGGAATTCCCCGACAAGCGGTCCATCAGAACACAGCGATTCTGGGGACCACACAACGGGCCAGAGACATCGCCCATCCCCAGTCCATTTGCCCATGGAACACCGACATGTACGGGGTGGACCCGGCCAAAGAGGGAGCGCAGGAATACTACCAATCCCTGTTTGACCTTTATGCAAGCTGGGGTGTGGATTTTGTGAAGGTGGATGACATCGCGGCCTCCCGTTTGTATGGCTACCACAAAGGGGAAGTGGAACTCATCCAACACGCCCTGAAGCAGTGTGGCCGTGAGATGGTGCTCAGCCTGTCGCCGGGTCCTGCGGATGTGCAGCAGGCCGAACACCTCAAAACCCATGCCAACATGTGGCGCATGACCGACGACCTGTGGGACCTCTGGGAGCACATCGAGGTGATGTTTGAACGGTGTCATGTGTGGACCTCGCACCGTGCTGCGGGCCACTGGCCGGACGCAGACATGCTGCCCCTCGGGCACATTGGCATCCGTTCGGTGGATGGGGGAGGATGTCGCCTGACCCATGAAGAACAGCGCACCCTGATGACCCTCTGGTGCATTGCCAGAAGCCCTTTGATGTTCGGAGGGGAACTGCGTGATCTGGACCCGTGGACCCAGAGCCTCATCACCAACCCTGAAGTGCTGGAAATGCACCGAACCTCTGAGGGCAACCGCCAACTGTTCCGCAAAGACCATCAGGTGGTCTGGACCGCCCGAGGCCCGCGAAACCAGCTTTACCTTGCCCTGTTCAACCTTGCGGAGGCTTCAGGGCAGATCTGTGTGAACCTTGCAGATCTGGGGGTGGCTTCAGGAACCCCGTTTTTGGACCTCTGGACTGCCGAAACTGCAAATGCCCATTCAGATCTTGCTGTGCGGGTGCCTCCCCATGGTGCCAAACTGTACCGCTTTGCAGTCCAGCTTTGA
- a CDS encoding ATP-binding cassette domain-containing protein has product MKKTFLYLIGRHQRAFLIALLWGVGYALVMTLINPLAIKLLFDEAVIKKNFEVFVWVAVGSLVLFTGLRYIDYAYRLYKQRLSNRMLLDLALKVTRLYFRVPYQRIQEKGEGYFVSRTYDEVQSSVQPSLDTVLGLFRSSATLIGGMVTIMLISWKLTLIMLAITPFMLLMSRRYAGKIHQNTRAEQEKSADLREVNTSLLQAYKTVRMFRLAPLALGQYQSRFDQYLRANYTRIQNMSLYSTLSGLFLSIMEMLVILAGGYSIMTSSLTFGGLMAFMNAYWLAVNALQSLIDSIPRISIIQATVERLQEFEQQAEPETAPSSGVQDIDLNGVQFAYGQQVVLRDVNLHIPPGQRILIEGPNGAGKSTLAHLLSGLLKPLVGTISLPDEISALVEPVHFPTLTLRELFSVYPEHLTAPLIEKLGLNPLLEQTYTELSLGQKKKVNVLMCVLKEADCYILDEPLANVDQQTQPELLEAILEYTSGKTLLVILHGAGPLRSHFDAIMQVQGRVTLSPASPPVAL; this is encoded by the coding sequence ATGAAAAAAACCTTTCTTTACCTGATCGGCAGGCACCAGAGGGCCTTTCTGATCGCACTGCTGTGGGGGGTGGGTTATGCGCTGGTGATGACCCTGATCAACCCTCTGGCCATCAAATTGCTGTTCGATGAAGCCGTCATCAAGAAGAACTTCGAGGTGTTCGTGTGGGTGGCGGTGGGCAGTCTGGTGCTGTTCACGGGCCTCCGGTACATCGATTACGCGTACCGCCTGTACAAGCAAAGGCTCTCCAACCGCATGCTGCTGGACCTCGCCCTGAAGGTGACCCGCCTGTATTTCCGGGTGCCTTACCAGAGGATTCAGGAAAAAGGGGAAGGTTACTTTGTTTCCCGCACCTACGACGAAGTGCAATCCAGCGTGCAGCCCTCGCTGGATACGGTGCTCGGGTTGTTCCGGTCCTCGGCCACTTTGATTGGGGGGATGGTCACCATCATGCTGATTTCTTGGAAATTGACCCTGATCATGCTGGCGATCACCCCCTTCATGCTGCTGATGTCCCGCAGGTACGCGGGAAAAATCCACCAGAACACCCGAGCAGAGCAGGAAAAATCTGCTGACCTGCGCGAAGTGAACACCAGTTTGCTGCAAGCCTACAAAACCGTGCGGATGTTCCGACTGGCCCCTCTGGCCCTCGGGCAGTACCAGAGCCGCTTTGACCAGTACCTGCGGGCCAATTACACCCGCATTCAGAACATGAGCCTGTACAGCACCCTCAGCGGACTGTTCCTCAGCATCATGGAAATGCTGGTGATTCTGGCTGGAGGGTACAGCATCATGACCAGCAGCCTGACGTTTGGCGGATTGATGGCTTTCATGAACGCCTACTGGCTTGCCGTGAACGCCCTGCAATCCCTGATCGACTCCATTCCGCGCATCTCGATCATTCAGGCCACCGTGGAACGCCTGCAAGAATTCGAGCAGCAAGCCGAACCCGAGACCGCCCCTTCCTCTGGTGTGCAGGACATCGACCTGAACGGGGTGCAGTTTGCATATGGTCAGCAGGTGGTCCTGCGGGATGTGAACCTCCACATTCCGCCCGGTCAGCGCATCCTGATTGAAGGCCCCAACGGAGCAGGGAAAAGCACACTGGCCCACCTGCTCTCAGGGTTGCTGAAACCTCTGGTGGGCACCATCAGCCTTCCCGACGAAATCAGCGCACTGGTCGAGCCTGTCCATTTCCCAACCCTGACCCTGCGTGAACTGTTCAGTGTTTACCCCGAGCACCTGACCGCCCCCCTGATCGAAAAGCTGGGACTGAACCCTCTGCTGGAACAAACCTACACCGAACTCTCTCTGGGCCAGAAGAAAAAAGTGAATGTGCTGATGTGCGTCCTCAAAGAAGCCGACTGCTACATTCTGGACGAACCTCTGGCCAACGTGGACCAGCAAACCCAACCCGAGCTTCTGGAAGCCATTCTGGAATACACCTCGGGCAAAACCTTGCTGGTGATTTTGCACGGTGCTGGCCCCCTGAGGTCCCACTTTGACGCCATCATGCAGGTGCAAGGCCGGGTGACCCTGAGCCCTGCCAGTCCCCCTGTGGCACTGTGA
- a CDS encoding aldose epimerase family protein: MPDETTVFQAPSVHREIWGHTPEGQEVALYTLRNARGLSVQVSAFGAVLVSIRTPDRQGKLEDIVLGHHHLKPYLDRSTAQFFGATIGRYGNRIARGTFTLEGQTHHLTCNNGENALHGGPRGFDQVLWEGAGFVSEQGVGVKLSHLSKDGEEGYPGNLQVHLTCTLTDLDELHIEYHARTDRTTVLNLTNHSFFNLSGNARADILSHELTVYADRYTPTDAGLIPTGELCEVVGTPFDFRSPRAIGERIDQDHPDLLIAGGYDHNFVLRGSGLRHAATLFDPFSGRVLETFTTEPGLQVYSGNFLDGSVTGKNGRRYEKHLAVCLETQHFPDSPNQPHFPSTRLQPHETYHSKTIYAFKQRPLNL; the protein is encoded by the coding sequence ATGCCTGACGAAACAACCGTGTTTCAGGCCCCTTCGGTGCACCGTGAAATCTGGGGCCACACTCCAGAGGGGCAAGAGGTGGCCCTCTACACCCTTCGCAACGCCAGAGGGCTCAGTGTGCAGGTTTCGGCATTTGGAGCAGTGCTGGTGTCGATTCGCACCCCGGACCGTCAGGGCAAACTGGAAGACATCGTGCTGGGGCACCATCACCTGAAGCCCTATCTGGACCGTTCCACAGCACAGTTTTTCGGGGCCACCATCGGTCGGTATGGAAACCGCATTGCCAGGGGCACCTTCACACTGGAAGGCCAGACCCACCACCTGACCTGCAACAATGGCGAAAACGCCCTGCATGGTGGCCCCAGAGGGTTCGATCAGGTGCTCTGGGAAGGGGCGGGTTTTGTCTCCGAACAGGGGGTGGGCGTGAAACTCTCTCACCTGAGCAAGGACGGAGAGGAAGGCTACCCCGGCAACCTGCAGGTGCACCTGACCTGCACCCTCACCGATCTGGATGAACTGCACATCGAATACCACGCCCGCACCGACCGGACCACCGTGCTGAACCTGACCAACCACAGTTTCTTCAACCTCTCAGGGAATGCCAGAGCCGACATTCTGTCCCATGAACTGACCGTCTACGCCGACCGCTACACCCCCACAGACGCCGGACTGATTCCTACAGGTGAACTGTGTGAAGTGGTTGGCACCCCTTTTGATTTCCGTTCTCCGAGAGCCATTGGGGAGCGCATCGATCAGGACCATCCAGATTTGCTGATCGCTGGAGGATACGACCACAATTTCGTGCTGCGCGGCTCTGGCCTCCGTCATGCCGCCACCCTGTTTGATCCTTTCTCTGGACGGGTGCTGGAAACCTTCACCACCGAGCCCGGACTTCAGGTGTACTCGGGGAATTTTCTGGACGGTTCAGTCACTGGCAAAAATGGCCGCAGGTACGAAAAGCATCTGGCGGTGTGTCTGGAGACCCAGCATTTTCCAGACAGCCCAAATCAACCCCATTTTCCTTCCACACGCCTACAACCCCATGAAACGTACCACTCCAAGACCATTTATGCATTCAAACAGAGGCCCCTGAATTTATGA